The genomic interval CCGACTCGATCCAACTTGGGTATTTACAATACTGCACTACTGACCCTGGAATGAAGGAGacccttcctctgcagaaggGGACAGGTTCAGAAGAACTGTCCTGGAAGACTGAACCTGAGTTCAGCTGCTCTGAGAAGGAAGCTCTGGGGCAAAGAGTCCCTTGCCAGATGGAGGGCTCTTGGAATAAGAGATGCTCAGCTCCAAGCTACCAGCCAGACTGCAGGGGAGGGGGGTAACCACAGTTACTCCACTGCAGTCTTCCTGTGGCACTGGTTAATATAAAGCCTCCTGTCATGGCACAATCAGAAATACACTGAGCTAGTAGGAATGATACAAGAGAAATCAGGGTGGAATGCTACAGCCCAGGTCCTCAGCCTTTGGTCCGACAAAGCCATTCCCATGTCCTGTAATGCCACCAACTAGTATGTAGAGCTGGAATTAGCAGCTTCCAGGACCTTCTCAAGACATCTGCCATAGCAACTGGGTACTCTGGACCCTGACAGATGCCATTATTTGTTAAAAAGGGGACAACATTCCTCTCTCACATGAACAGTTTGCTTAAAGTCAATACGAAAAAAACCGAACAACACTCTGAAAGCCAACTGCCAGTACTGGCTGTGAAGTTCACCGAAAAGCTGACTTGATCAATTGGTGCAGTTAGATCAGacaaggggaaagagaaaaaaatacaccttCCTGCTAATAGATGTGGACGATAACTGACGCACCACCTACACCAAACCCCAGGCAGAGGTATTTCAGTGATGGCAGGTAGCTGTGTCTCTCGGGTAGAAGAGAAGCAGTTTGAGAGCAGAAAGGTACAAGAAATCTAAGAGAATCTGAAAGCAGATTTGTcccacagcagggccaggggAGGGTATGAGCCTTGGAGCTTTTCTGCTTAGCCAGCAATTTCCGTCACAGTGGTAACCAACTTCTGACCATTCCACACTGTCTTGAACTGTTCTGGGACAGGAAATTCAGTCTGGAGGGTAAAAATAGAAATCTGTTGTCAAAAAACTGTTTATGACTAAGACTAGTAACTTCTTCCACTGTACCATGAACAACCCTCTCCTGTACCACGAACACTGCCTGTTCTGCCCTCAGGAGATCCTGAGGAAGAATCAGCTCTCTCAAGCCAGCAAGTATCTCACCATAAAGACAACTTGATTCGCTGGTTTTAATATCTGATCATCATGCACAGCCTCCAAAGTCTAGAGTCTAAAATTGTCCCTCCAGACCTCACTGTAACCCACATTCCCTGCAGGGCTCGGTAAGAATCCTGCCGTGCATTACCCCAACCAGACCTCCACAATGTTTTCAAAAGTAGCACTTACAAAGTCACCACCCTCTGTGGGAATAAGGACATTCATCTCTGATGACTTGGCACTGACGATTTCGCAGTCTAGGGAGTTCTTGCTCAGATACACGTGGCAACCGTCTGTCTTGTTGATGGAAATCGTTGGCACTTTACCCATTACCTAGCGGGGTGGTCGAAGCAGCAGTTAGAGGAACATTAGTTTGAACTCAGCAaccacaacatttttcttttgtgcctgCCTTCAAGGCCAGAGGTTTGGACTCCaacctccctgctgcaggcacgCTGGATGCAAGTACTCCCACCTTTACTAAAAATGGGAAGTTATTTGATTTGATCTTTTTACAACAAAACTACAGTGAACACTGGCCAAGCTGACCATCCCAAATCAGATAGCAAAATGGGAATCGGAGGAGATTGTACTGCTGCCCTCCTACTTTGGCAGTCATATCGTCTGCCTGCCCCACAGAGGCTAATCTTCTACCTAGAGCCCTGAAACAGCTCAGTGAAGGAAATTTCAGCCCTTTCCTAAGGGCTGGGCAGGgtgagctgcagagcagcaggactgGTGGTGCTTCATGAACGTTCTCCACAGATGCACATTCCTGTTCTAGAAATAATATAACTACTCAAGCCAGCAGATGCTACAGCCACCCTGTTGTACAGCACAGCAGTCACACTCCAGGCAGAGAACAGGATGCAGACACTCACCTGAACTTTAACATCCCTGCTGTTTATGATCTCTACGATGCCCACCACGTCATCAAACACCAGACCTAGCTTCTTACAGTTATCTGCAAAGAAACGACAGAGTAGGTCACAGAAACGTTTTGGAGATCCAGCCTTTTAAAGACCAGCACACAGAAGCAGTTTTCAGGGTTCCTCTGCTTACCAAGGGTGATGGAGTTGATCTTGCCTTTGATTTGGAGCGTACTATTTGTGCACTTGAAAACATATGCTACCTGCTTCAACTCTGTATCGCTGATTACCAGGTTAGTGGCATTCTCCTGGTTTTCCTGAAAAGACAGGcaaaacactttattttctgaatgcaGACCAATCCATCCATGTGAACAGCAGGGCAGTGAAGCccctttaaaagcaaactgcatGTACTTTCAGGCTTGTGCCTCTTACAAGGAAGGTCTTCAgaccttccttccctgctgcaaagCTCCCATCCCTCCAGCCCACTCATGCCAACACCAGGCACTCACCACTCTCCACTTTTTGCCCTCTAATTCTAGCAGCGCAGGTGCCTTTGGAGAGGTTTTTTGGGAGGGGTTAGCATTACACGCTGGTTTGGGAGCAGTGAAAGGTTTGGGTCCACTTCTCACAGGACCCCCTTGGTTCTTCAGGGCTGGATTCTTGTGGGTCTTCATGTCATCTGAAACATGCCTTAAGCCTGCAAGAGAAGTCAAACCCGAAATCCAGCTCTCGAAGAACACAGACATCAGTGCTAACAACAATCatcatgaaaacatttttcaaaatgcaaataaactgCAACTGGGCCTAAGTTGAGTCCAAGCACAAGTGACAGCAAGTGAAAGAGGAGAGAGCAAGAAACACTGATGCAATCTTGACGAGAACACAAGATGTACTGTAGAACCAGAAGGCGCCAGCTCTTCCactctgcagctggaaaaagccCTGAGCCAAGCACCTCACCTTTTCTCACCTCTGTCCTGACACGCTGGCCAGGTAACACAAAAAAGGGGTCAGTTTTGTGCAAATCTGAGTAGGTGCAAAATTGCACCCTTTGTAACTGAAGTTGTGCAGGCAACCAAAGGTCTCAATTTTTCCATTCCAGCTGGAGATTAATCTCTTGCTACACTTGACAGATGAGGCTGAGAATTCTAACTCAGACGTGTTCCCTGCGTCAGGGCTGCTTCTGATGCCCAGCCTCATACTCGGATCAGATGGCCTTTTGTTACTGCAAGCCTGCTTTCTAAGCTGGTATATTGAGGGATGACAGCAAAACGAGGGCTCGCAGCACAACAGTACTCTCGCTGATGGCTGCCCTCCCTCTGCTAGCTACTTCCACCTACCAGAGGTGATGCCTTCTCCCCGATTGATCTGGGCGAAGAGTGCGGAGCGGGAGGCAGAGTCATCTGTGCTGGAGCTCGTGGGGGCTGGAACAGGTGGGGGAGGAGGGCCTGGTGGGGGAGGCGCAACCCCAGCTGGGGGAGCAGATGGTGATTTAGCCCCTTCTGTTGCTACAGGACCCTGTAAGAGgccagcaaaaggaaaagcaattgcACAAGCTCCATATCTGCTGCAATAATCATGCAATACTCATCTAAGAAGCTCTTGCGACGTAAGCCAGCACTTACTGTTTTGCTCCAAGTCAGCCCCGTGGTGTGATACTCTTTGATATAGGCCTGCAGCTCTGTCCAGATACTCAGATAAGCTTTCACCCAGTCCACTTGCTTTTTATCTCTGAGGACACAAGGATATCATCAGGAACGAGCAGGTCCATTTGCCATTAAAACTCAAGGACTACAAACAGTTCTTAACACCTCTCCACCTCTCAGCCTATAGGGCAAGAAGCAGCTGGACCAACGCAGCAGCCTCACACCTCTAGCGCTGCATTCTGGCTTCGGTATTAATCTTGCACCCGCAGGCAGAAGGCTACAGGCCTGGCTCTGCACTGTCACCCATTTCCCTTGAAGAGTCTGATACTTCCCACAAGATCCACTCCCGAAGCAcaagctgctgccctgggagaCAGCTCAGCCACCAAATAATGCTGAGACAATGCACTTGCTACCAGGAATTCCAGCTGCAACATGAATACGAGGAACCTTGTCCCTAAGGATCAGGAAAGAACAGCTAAGTGAGGCTTTACAAATATACCCtgcctttaaaaagaatgaCTGAATGAAAGACCAAGACAGCTGTGGTTAGATGCTGAAGTAGCCCCTACACACCCTATTAGCTGTGTTTGATGAGGTCTTTAAGACAGAAGGTGAACTTACACATCCTTGTACTCCTTGAGGATCCGGTTGGTATAAAACATGGCAGCATCAGTCATTTCCTTCACATAAGGACCAGGCTTTGGAGCCTAGGGAAGAACAAACACATTGGCATGGAACAGCTGACCAAGGAGCCAGACTTTTCCCACCAGTCCAAGGAAACCGCTTCCCACTGGTGTTCTTACCATGGCcacccagcccagggctgggatgcTCTCACTGACTGCTGATAAGTGATTGAACAGTTTGCTACCACGGTTCTTCTCCCTGAAATTCTGCACCACCTGGATTTGCTCTGAAATTGGTTTCAGAAGGGATGAGAACGCATTCTGCAGAACAAGAGAGACAATAACAATAAAGAACATTAGTATTGCTCTGGAATGGCTGCACATCTTCATGGGCGGCTCCGCTGAGGTGATGGTCACTTGGAGGAAGATTCCAACTGGCGCAAGTTATTGCTACAGCTCCTGTCCAGGCTTAGCTCTCCCTGCGAGCCCAGCTCGGTCCCACAGCCTAGCTCCTCCAGGGTTGAAGTCATAGCTCCC from Falco biarmicus isolate bFalBia1 chromosome 3, bFalBia1.pri, whole genome shotgun sequence carries:
- the CAP1 gene encoding adenylyl cyclase-associated protein 1, with the translated sequence MERLVERLEKAVERLETVCQGPGMCGDGSSKGVAQYVQAFDALLAGPVAEYIKISKEVGGDVQKHAEMVHAGLMSERALLVMASQHQQPTENAFSSLLKPISEQIQVVQNFREKNRGSKLFNHLSAVSESIPALGWVAMAPKPGPYVKEMTDAAMFYTNRILKEYKDVDKKQVDWVKAYLSIWTELQAYIKEYHTTGLTWSKTGPVATEGAKSPSAPPAGVAPPPPGPPPPPVPAPTSSSTDDSASRSALFAQINRGEGITSGLRHVSDDMKTHKNPALKNQGGPVRSGPKPFTAPKPACNANPSQKTSPKAPALLELEGKKWRVENQENATNLVISDTELKQVAYVFKCTNSTLQIKGKINSITLDNCKKLGLVFDDVVGIVEIINSRDVKVQVMGKVPTISINKTDGCHVYLSKNSLDCEIVSAKSSEMNVLIPTEGGDFTEFPVPEQFKTVWNGQKLVTTVTEIAG